A stretch of Arachis hypogaea cultivar Tifrunner chromosome 15, arahy.Tifrunner.gnm2.J5K5, whole genome shotgun sequence DNA encodes these proteins:
- the LOC112749702 gene encoding uncharacterized protein At5g41620 isoform X2 produces MQHHRAIERNKNNHALQPLSPASYGSSMEMTPYNPAATPSSSLEFKGRIGESRYSLKTSTELLKVLNRIWSLEEQHASNISLIKALKAELDHARIRVKELLRDRQVDRQEIDDLMKQIAEEKLVRKSKEQDRLHAAVQSVRDELEDERKLRKRSESIHRKLAREFSEVKSSFTVALKELEQERARRKLLEDLCDEFARGINEYEQEVHALKHKSDKDQVQAMDNDRLILHISESWLDERVQMQLEAAQNGFTDKKSIVDKLSLEIETFLKAKKNSRSTENMVLRDRRNSLESVPLNDVVSAPRDVGDEDDSAGSDSNCFELNKPNNRGAKAREEEPADNTLDESLKSNARKKKPVTQEGLKDRSPSNLQVKFEEQMAWAMSSNSNKKSQSIDAEEGKGTTDTRAAEGTISEKYEHGHGECLESVGSERKMNRSELHSSNKNHITDNVIIGQLLASESGVSMHGEASCSNAGWRKQASPVRQWMSSLAPQSQDHHGISEAPKALKENTLRAKLMEARSKGQRSRLKALKGSF; encoded by the exons ATGCAGCATCATCGAGCAATTGAGAGAAATAAGAATAACCATGCACTGCAACCTCTATCTCCTGCAAGTTATGGTAGCTCCATGGAG ATGACACCTTATAACCCTGCTGCAACTCCTAGCAGTTCCTTGGAATTTAAGGGAAGGATTGGTGAGTCCCGTTATAGTCTCAAAACATCCACAGAATTGCTAAAAGTGTTAAACAGGATATGGAGTTTGGAAGAACAGCATGCTTCTAACATTTCATTGATAAAAGCATTAAAAGCGGAGCTAGATCATGCACGAATCAGGGTCAAAGAGTTGCTTCGGGACCGGCAAGTGGATCGACAAGagattgatgatctcatgaagCAAATTGCAGAGGAAAAATTAGTTAGGAAGAGTAAGGAGCAAGATAGACTCCATGCTGCCGTTCAATCTGTGAGGGATGAACTTGAGGATGAAAGGAAACTAAGGAAAAGGTCAGAGAGCATACACAGGAAATTAGCTCGGGAGTTTTCTGAGGTTAAGTCTTCTTTTACTGTTGCTCTGAAAGAATTGGAGCAAGAGAGAGCAAGAAGAAAATTGTTGGAGGACCTCTGCGATGAATTTGCTAGGGGAATAAACGAATATGAGCAAGAGGTGCATGCTCTGAAACACAAGTCTGATAAGGATCAGGTACAAGCCATGGATAATGACCGTTTGATTCTCCACATATCTGAATCATGGCTTGATGAGCGTGTGCAGATGCAGCTAGAAGCAGCCCAGAATGGTTTTACGGATAAGAAGTCCATTGTCGATAAACTAAGCCTTGAAATCGAGACTTTCCTTAAAGCCAAAAAAAATAGCAGAAGTACAGAAAATATGGTGTTGAGGGATCGCCGGAATTCCTTGGAATCAGTTCCGCTTAATGATGTTGTCAGTGCACCACGAGATGTGGGCGATGAGGATGATTCCGCGGGCAGTGATTCAAACTGCTTTGAGCTAAATAAGCCAAACAATAGAGGAGCTAAAGCACGTGAAGAAGAGCCTGCGGACAATACTCTTGATGAGTCATTGAAGTCCAACGCCAGGAAGAAAAAACCAGTCACTCAAGAAGGGTTAAAAGATCGCAGCCCATCTAACTTGCAAGTGAAGTTTGAAGAACAGATGGCTTGGGCTATGTCATCCAATTCAAACAAGAAGTCGCAATCAATTGATGCAGAAGAGGGTAAGGGCACAACAGATACACGAGCAGCTGAAGGAACTATATCTGAGAAGTACGAACATGGACACGGTGAGTGTCTAGAAAGTGTAGGTTCGGAGCGGAAAATGAACCGGAGTGAATTGCACAGCTCCAATAAGAATCACATAACTGATAATGTGATCATAGGTCAACTACTGGCATCAGAGAGTGGCGTGAGCATGCATGGAGAGGCATCGTGCAGCAATGCTGGGTGGAGGAAGCAAGCAAGCCCTGTGAGGCAGTGGATGTCAAGTCTTGCACCCCAATCCCAAGATCATCATGGCATATCTGAGGCTCCCAAAGCATTGAAGGAGAATACTTTGAGAGCAAAACTCATGGAAGCAAGGTCCAAGGGGCAGAGGTCTCGTTTGAAAGCCCTCAAGGGCTCCTTTTAG
- the LOC112749702 gene encoding uncharacterized protein At5g41620 isoform X1, with protein sequence MEREMKKGREGKSEGGEAEKVENLGEKLKRGVLVGKSKGPCTPVPSWKLLWGNNNIIHQHHSLNPHHHPHSATVSARKLAAALWEFHHYFPIFPMHRANGAAPAAAPGGRHHYNLHKDKAPDISNFFPDASTASPDHPASASSLRRHVAASLMQHHRAIERNKNNHALQPLSPASYGSSMEMTPYNPAATPSSSLEFKGRIGESRYSLKTSTELLKVLNRIWSLEEQHASNISLIKALKAELDHARIRVKELLRDRQVDRQEIDDLMKQIAEEKLVRKSKEQDRLHAAVQSVRDELEDERKLRKRSESIHRKLAREFSEVKSSFTVALKELEQERARRKLLEDLCDEFARGINEYEQEVHALKHKSDKDQVQAMDNDRLILHISESWLDERVQMQLEAAQNGFTDKKSIVDKLSLEIETFLKAKKNSRSTENMVLRDRRNSLESVPLNDVVSAPRDVGDEDDSAGSDSNCFELNKPNNRGAKAREEEPADNTLDESLKSNARKKKPVTQEGLKDRSPSNLQVKFEEQMAWAMSSNSNKKSQSIDAEEGKGTTDTRAAEGTISEKYEHGHGECLESVGSERKMNRSELHSSNKNHITDNVIIGQLLASESGVSMHGEASCSNAGWRKQASPVRQWMSSLAPQSQDHHGISEAPKALKENTLRAKLMEARSKGQRSRLKALKGSF encoded by the exons ATGGAGAGAGAGATGAAAAAGGGAAGGGAAGGGAAAAGTGAAGGAGGGGAAGCAGAAAAGGTGGAAAATTTAGGAGAAAAGTTGAAGAGAGGGGTATTGGTGGGGAAAAGTAAGGGTCCCTGCACTCCAGTGCCCTCTTGGAAGCTACTTTGGGGGAACAACAACATCATTCATCAGCATCACTCTCTGAATCCACACCATCATCCCCACTCCGCCACCGTCTCTGCTAGGAAGCTCGCCGCCGCTCTCTGGGAATTCCACCACTACTTCCCTATCTTCCCAATGCATCGTGCTAACGGCGCCGCTCCCGCTGCTGCACCTGGTGGCCGCCACCATTACAACCTTCACAAGGACAAGGCTCCCGACATCTCCAACTTCTTCCCTGACGCTTCCACCGCTTCCCCTGATCAT CCAGCTAGTGCAAGCAGTTTGAGGAGGCATGTTGCGGCGTCACTAATGCAGCATCATCGAGCAATTGAGAGAAATAAGAATAACCATGCACTGCAACCTCTATCTCCTGCAAGTTATGGTAGCTCCATGGAG ATGACACCTTATAACCCTGCTGCAACTCCTAGCAGTTCCTTGGAATTTAAGGGAAGGATTGGTGAGTCCCGTTATAGTCTCAAAACATCCACAGAATTGCTAAAAGTGTTAAACAGGATATGGAGTTTGGAAGAACAGCATGCTTCTAACATTTCATTGATAAAAGCATTAAAAGCGGAGCTAGATCATGCACGAATCAGGGTCAAAGAGTTGCTTCGGGACCGGCAAGTGGATCGACAAGagattgatgatctcatgaagCAAATTGCAGAGGAAAAATTAGTTAGGAAGAGTAAGGAGCAAGATAGACTCCATGCTGCCGTTCAATCTGTGAGGGATGAACTTGAGGATGAAAGGAAACTAAGGAAAAGGTCAGAGAGCATACACAGGAAATTAGCTCGGGAGTTTTCTGAGGTTAAGTCTTCTTTTACTGTTGCTCTGAAAGAATTGGAGCAAGAGAGAGCAAGAAGAAAATTGTTGGAGGACCTCTGCGATGAATTTGCTAGGGGAATAAACGAATATGAGCAAGAGGTGCATGCTCTGAAACACAAGTCTGATAAGGATCAGGTACAAGCCATGGATAATGACCGTTTGATTCTCCACATATCTGAATCATGGCTTGATGAGCGTGTGCAGATGCAGCTAGAAGCAGCCCAGAATGGTTTTACGGATAAGAAGTCCATTGTCGATAAACTAAGCCTTGAAATCGAGACTTTCCTTAAAGCCAAAAAAAATAGCAGAAGTACAGAAAATATGGTGTTGAGGGATCGCCGGAATTCCTTGGAATCAGTTCCGCTTAATGATGTTGTCAGTGCACCACGAGATGTGGGCGATGAGGATGATTCCGCGGGCAGTGATTCAAACTGCTTTGAGCTAAATAAGCCAAACAATAGAGGAGCTAAAGCACGTGAAGAAGAGCCTGCGGACAATACTCTTGATGAGTCATTGAAGTCCAACGCCAGGAAGAAAAAACCAGTCACTCAAGAAGGGTTAAAAGATCGCAGCCCATCTAACTTGCAAGTGAAGTTTGAAGAACAGATGGCTTGGGCTATGTCATCCAATTCAAACAAGAAGTCGCAATCAATTGATGCAGAAGAGGGTAAGGGCACAACAGATACACGAGCAGCTGAAGGAACTATATCTGAGAAGTACGAACATGGACACGGTGAGTGTCTAGAAAGTGTAGGTTCGGAGCGGAAAATGAACCGGAGTGAATTGCACAGCTCCAATAAGAATCACATAACTGATAATGTGATCATAGGTCAACTACTGGCATCAGAGAGTGGCGTGAGCATGCATGGAGAGGCATCGTGCAGCAATGCTGGGTGGAGGAAGCAAGCAAGCCCTGTGAGGCAGTGGATGTCAAGTCTTGCACCCCAATCCCAAGATCATCATGGCATATCTGAGGCTCCCAAAGCATTGAAGGAGAATACTTTGAGAGCAAAACTCATGGAAGCAAGGTCCAAGGGGCAGAGGTCTCGTTTGAAAGCCCTCAAGGGCTCCTTTTAG